From the Venenivibrio stagnispumantis genome, one window contains:
- a CDS encoding EAL domain-containing protein: MTKKNENREAEILDTLKNVFVEFYNFIHEDEHASSFFSSFNQIEFLIERQSFFLLNAIEALEESKNEEVKRELYKLAERHFKLGISPKSIFDFINLYINLLNEKKINVDESVINTMENMLKETTAKTYIKEYINEIIDFLNKEKELKNTNKYDDYFYENVLNYLKQIKELVDETNKNFDKLSLFTHTICNVFKLENSIAFKVMFYGKEEQLLEFKSIHKKIHEYTRDIISYLVNGKYKESVILTSEMLFYLYKLIYTYSDISLRWRDNKKSILSEYIYSQKNNLKTYLLIIETKKDILIGNDIKKVIFNYLENYFIDFQFIIFDEIDGNINILINQEDYYFNLKLDNLLKGFKNIADYLKEKYISITEKPIIRIGRIDLSTLKMYSLNKEEISEIINLIRDILEKEKSDDIILIVDYNTQINKIISAVYENLEIKRIALNQLKKEEIDLFVHKIFDLTGKEFALEILARIKNPSDKKYIPAGKFLRVFEEKGLMGEFDRVILKKLRENIKDIKKISKNIFVNIYPTSLSYEPVVKEIEQVVNVFKEENLNLFLEITEYAIVSNKEIFNHLENKDLFIAFDDFGTGYTNYEIVGELGEKNRAKVIKIDGSIVKRMVESKIYESMVESITLFSNKVGMSTVYEFIENEEILNKIKEIAKYLKLNPENLLLQGFYLHVPTYYKDEIKA, translated from the coding sequence ATGACAAAAAAGAATGAAAACAGAGAAGCGGAAATTTTGGATACTCTTAAAAATGTTTTTGTAGAATTTTATAATTTCATTCATGAAGATGAACATGCATCATCTTTTTTTTCATCTTTTAATCAGATAGAATTTTTAATAGAAAGACAAAGTTTTTTTCTACTTAATGCGATAGAAGCCCTTGAAGAAAGTAAAAATGAAGAAGTCAAAAGAGAATTATATAAATTAGCAGAAAGACATTTTAAATTGGGAATATCTCCAAAAAGTATATTTGATTTCATAAATCTTTATATAAATTTACTTAATGAAAAAAAAATAAATGTTGATGAATCTGTAATAAATACAATGGAAAATATGTTAAAAGAAACTACTGCAAAAACTTATATAAAAGAATATATAAATGAAATAATAGATTTTCTTAATAAAGAAAAAGAATTAAAAAATACAAATAAATATGATGATTATTTTTATGAAAATGTTTTAAATTATTTAAAACAAATAAAAGAATTAGTAGATGAAACTAATAAAAACTTTGATAAACTTTCATTATTTACACACACAATTTGTAATGTTTTTAAGCTTGAAAACAGTATTGCTTTTAAAGTAATGTTTTATGGCAAAGAAGAGCAACTTTTGGAATTTAAATCTATCCACAAAAAAATTCACGAATATACAAGAGATATAATTTCTTATCTTGTAAACGGTAAGTATAAAGAGTCTGTAATTTTAACATCTGAAATGTTGTTTTACCTATATAAGCTTATTTATACTTATTCAGATATTTCTTTAAGATGGAGAGATAATAAAAAATCAATTTTATCTGAGTATATTTATTCCCAAAAAAATAATTTAAAAACATACTTACTTATTATAGAAACTAAAAAGGATATTTTGATAGGAAATGACATAAAAAAAGTTATATTTAACTATTTAGAAAATTATTTTATAGATTTCCAATTTATAATTTTTGATGAAATAGACGGAAATATTAATATATTAATCAATCAGGAAGATTATTATTTTAATCTAAAATTAGATAATTTATTGAAAGGATTTAAGAATATTGCTGATTATTTGAAAGAAAAATATATTTCTATCACTGAAAAACCTATTATAAGAATTGGAAGAATCGATTTATCTACTTTAAAAATGTATTCTTTAAATAAAGAAGAAATATCCGAAATTATTAACTTAATTAGAGATATTTTAGAAAAAGAAAAAAGTGATGATATTATATTAATAGTAGATTATAATACACAGATAAATAAGATAATAAGTGCAGTTTATGAAAATTTAGAGATTAAAAGAATTGCACTTAATCAACTGAAAAAAGAGGAAATAGATTTGTTTGTCCATAAAATTTTTGATTTAACCGGAAAAGAATTTGCACTTGAGATACTTGCAAGGATAAAAAATCCCTCTGATAAAAAATATATACCTGCCGGTAAGTTTTTAAGGGTATTTGAAGAAAAAGGACTTATGGGTGAGTTTGATAGGGTTATTCTAAAAAAATTAAGAGAAAACATAAAAGATATAAAAAAGATATCTAAAAATATCTTTGTAAATATTTATCCAACATCTCTTTCGTATGAGCCTGTAGTTAAAGAAATAGAACAAGTAGTAAATGTTTTTAAAGAAGAAAATCTTAATCTCTTCCTTGAAATAACTGAATATGCTATCGTATCAAACAAAGAAATTTTTAACCATTTAGAAAACAAAGATCTTTTCATTGCTTTTGATGATTTTGGCACAGGATATACAAATTATGAGATAGTAGGAGAACTTGGAGAGAAAAATAGGGCAAAAGTAATAAAAATAGATGGGTCAATAGTAAAAAGAATGGTAGAATCTAAAATCTATGAATCAATGGTTGAATCAATAACTTTATTTTCCAATAAAGTAGGTATGAGTACCGTATATGAATTTATAGAAAATGAAGAAATACTTAATAAGATTAAAGAGATTGCTAAATATCTAAAATTAAATCCGGAAAACTTGTTATTACAGGGGTTTTATCTTCATGTTCCTACTTATTATAAAGATGAGATAAAGGCATAA
- the mnmG gene encoding tRNA uridine-5-carboxymethylaminomethyl(34) synthesis enzyme MnmG translates to MVYDIEFDVVVVGGGHAGIEAALAAAKLGAKTALITLDKEKIGLMPCNPAIGGIAKGIVVREIDALGGEMGKAIDQTGIQFKVLNTRKGPAVRSPRAQADKEEYRKYMVNKTQNTENLTVIEDEVTDIFIDEIKKEVKGVQTDKGLKIATKSVVITTGTFLNGLIHIGDKRFPAGRMEEKPANKLPEFYKKAGFELVRFKTGTPARLDKRTIDFSILEKAPGDYPPPKFSFWTQPKGSYWFKEKEQIDCYITYTTPETHRIIKENLHRTALYGGAITGIGPRYCPSIEDKIVKFEGKERHTIWLEPETKDGISIYPNGMSTSLPEEIQWQMYRSIPGLENVVLLKPAYAIEYDVVPPTELYPTLETKRIKGLYHAGNFNGTTGYEEAAGQGIVAGINAALRAFGKEPFYIRRDEAYIGVMIDDLTTKGVIEPYRLFTSRSEYRLHLRQDNAILRLYKKAYNIGMLSEEEYKFVKEIEDEISRWIEDYKNRFIKEENKKISVFSVLQKPEINMENITDYDVPVPQSDYIKEEIEINIKYDGYLEREIKMNEKLRYLENIKIPPDIDYSKVAGLTKEAVQKLTKAKPITLGQASRLEGITPAAITAILVHIEKMKENKKAV, encoded by the coding sequence ATGGTATATGATATTGAGTTTGATGTTGTTGTAGTAGGTGGCGGACATGCCGGTATAGAAGCAGCATTGGCTGCTGCAAAGCTTGGAGCAAAAACTGCTTTGATAACTCTTGATAAAGAAAAGATAGGATTGATGCCCTGTAATCCGGCTATTGGTGGAATAGCAAAAGGAATAGTTGTAAGAGAGATAGATGCTCTTGGTGGAGAGATGGGAAAAGCAATAGACCAGACAGGTATTCAGTTTAAAGTTTTAAACACAAGAAAAGGTCCGGCAGTAAGGTCTCCAAGAGCCCAAGCAGATAAAGAAGAATATAGAAAATATATGGTAAATAAAACTCAAAATACAGAAAATTTAACCGTAATAGAAGATGAAGTTACAGATATATTTATAGATGAGATAAAAAAAGAAGTAAAAGGAGTCCAAACAGATAAAGGCTTAAAAATAGCAACAAAATCAGTAGTAATTACAACCGGCACATTTTTAAATGGTCTTATTCATATAGGAGATAAAAGATTTCCTGCCGGTAGAATGGAAGAAAAACCTGCAAACAAATTACCTGAATTTTATAAAAAAGCCGGATTTGAACTTGTTAGATTTAAAACAGGAACACCTGCAAGATTAGATAAAAGAACAATAGATTTCTCAATCCTTGAAAAAGCCCCCGGAGATTATCCACCACCTAAATTTTCATTCTGGACTCAGCCAAAAGGAAGTTATTGGTTTAAAGAAAAAGAGCAGATAGATTGTTATATAACTTACACAACACCTGAAACCCACAGAATAATAAAAGAAAATCTACATAGAACAGCTTTATATGGTGGAGCTATAACCGGCATAGGTCCAAGATATTGCCCTTCCATAGAAGATAAAATTGTAAAATTTGAAGGAAAAGAAAGACATACAATATGGTTAGAACCGGAAACAAAAGATGGAATAAGCATATATCCAAATGGAATGAGCACTTCTTTGCCGGAAGAGATACAATGGCAGATGTATAGGTCTATTCCCGGATTAGAAAATGTAGTATTACTAAAACCGGCTTATGCAATAGAGTATGATGTAGTCCCACCAACAGAGTTATATCCTACTCTTGAAACAAAAAGAATAAAAGGATTATATCATGCAGGTAATTTTAATGGAACAACCGGATATGAAGAAGCAGCAGGACAGGGAATAGTTGCCGGAATAAATGCAGCATTAAGAGCTTTTGGAAAAGAACCATTTTATATAAGAAGAGATGAAGCCTATATCGGAGTTATGATAGATGATTTAACAACAAAAGGAGTTATAGAGCCTTACAGATTATTTACTTCAAGGTCAGAATACAGATTACATTTAAGACAAGATAATGCAATACTCAGACTTTACAAAAAAGCATACAATATAGGAATGCTTTCAGAAGAAGAATATAAATTCGTAAAAGAGATAGAAGATGAAATATCAAGATGGATAGAAGATTATAAAAATAGATTTATAAAGGAAGAAAATAAAAAAATCTCAGTATTTTCAGTTTTACAAAAACCTGAGATAAATATGGAAAATATTACAGATTATGATGTTCCGGTTCCACAATCTGATTATATTAAAGAAGAAATTGAGATAAATATAAAATATGATGGCTATCTTGAAAGAGAGATAAAAATGAATGAAAAATTAAGATACTTAGAAAATATAAAAATACCACCGGATATAGATTATTCAAAAGTAGCAGGACTTACAAAAGAGGCAGTTCAGAAATTAACAAAGGCAAAGCCTATAACCCTCGGGCAAGCTTCCAGACTTGAAGGCATAACACCGGCTGCCATAACTGCTATTTTAGTCCATATTGAAAAAATGAAAGAAAATAAAAAAGCAGTGTAA
- a CDS encoding Uma2 family endonuclease produces MDIVLKYLPKYTIEDYKKWEGDWELIEGIPYAMAPSPFGKHQEIISNLIIQIFESIKNCPEKCKIYPELDWIISENTVLRPDLIVICKKIEFYLKEAPEVVIEVVSKSTAEKDEYIKYDIYQREKVPYYILAYPDIEKVRVFNLVNNKYEKYFDSDEEILKITLKNGCDINIEVKALFS; encoded by the coding sequence ATGGATATAGTTTTAAAATATCTTCCTAAGTATACAATTGAGGATTATAAAAAATGGGAAGGTGATTGGGAACTTATAGAAGGCATTCCTTATGCTATGGCTCCTTCACCTTTTGGAAAACATCAAGAAATTATTTCTAATTTGATAATACAAATTTTTGAATCTATTAAAAATTGTCCTGAAAAATGTAAAATTTATCCAGAACTTGATTGGATAATATCAGAAAATACTGTCCTAAGACCGGATTTGATAGTTATCTGTAAGAAGATAGAGTTTTATTTAAAAGAAGCACCGGAGGTAGTTATTGAAGTAGTTTCAAAATCTACTGCCGAAAAAGATGAGTATATAAAATATGATATATACCAAAGGGAAAAAGTTCCTTACTATATTCTTGCTTATCCGGATATTGAAAAAGTAAGAGTTTTTAACCTTGTTAATAATAAATATGAAAAATATTTTGATTCTGATGAAGAAATCCTTAAAATAACATTAAAAAATGGTTGTGATATCAATATTGAGGTAAAGGCTTTATTTAGCTAA
- a CDS encoding AAA family ATPase: MRLKGIVLNNFLIHDNTEIEFADNGITAFIGNNGAGKSSIVEAVSFALFGKSDKGNLIDLIKWGRNRAVVKLYFTKDNKDFVIKREITATRGRANTTSLVYQLRGEQEIPYIQKNIDKELPKLTGLTLKTFINSVLVKQGDIEGLIKLTPSKRKEVLEELLDLKVFQLLSEKYAEKRREKERLIKDIEVRIQDLDNLIANMEKLLSEKEEKEAEKSKVEEEKRKIENHKKEILQILNNLRKEKEEIIQLKNRIETINIKIENNKKRLKEIEEFIKNVENEEKKLPELTQAVKELKEKEEILSLYQEVKKLEIERKNLEEKYNKAKENEEFIKKFEKIAKEYEEKEKQKKELEQHLSQINKKEGELRQLQSEINQKEKQLKEQRDKVINVAKILSSKKQIYKMLEQNPEVRNEMIKNNQDKINQLRKQLEELTAEKGAVESQIKILKKQLENINNLKGSCPTCLRPLDQHSKEEVIKDLNLQLQQKTAEYKEISDKLKQITQQIDFEEEIRKLLEEYKNQYEIYKTIYKELNEKKAKFEVAKREISKKEEIENQIKEIEIFLQNQKDDYSKYKTILRENLNIQTLQKQLNDLRAKIDKIYSQIGKVEENKLKQEIQNLKEKEREFIKVKNLIEQKKEQEKLSLKIKEEIKNLQEELEKIDLSNKRDENLIQQDINSKELQLSQIEQNLTYLNNKLSGLMAQIGELSGYINALEKQIEEIKDLNNKMENLKISVKKYEEVENALFELQKNIRNRALYELPKVVSHLFFFKDYFSKITFDEDFDIILYPETLERQERKISVEALSGGQRVALSLALRLAIARYLGSKANFLILDEPTIHLDTERRQELVDLLGSIKEKNFIKQLIVVTHDQEIEDRADIVYRVENGSVKPL; this comes from the coding sequence TTGAGATTAAAAGGCATTGTTTTAAATAATTTTCTTATCCATGATAACACAGAAATAGAGTTTGCAGATAATGGAATAACTGCTTTTATAGGAAATAATGGAGCCGGAAAAAGTTCTATTGTTGAAGCAGTTAGCTTTGCATTATTTGGAAAATCAGACAAGGGAAATCTGATAGATTTAATAAAATGGGGAAGAAATAGAGCAGTAGTAAAGCTTTATTTTACAAAAGATAATAAAGATTTTGTTATAAAAAGAGAAATAACAGCAACAAGAGGAAGAGCAAACACAACCTCTTTGGTATATCAGCTAAGAGGAGAACAGGAAATTCCTTATATTCAAAAAAATATAGATAAAGAATTACCAAAATTAACCGGTTTAACATTAAAAACATTTATAAACTCAGTCCTTGTAAAACAAGGAGATATAGAAGGATTAATAAAATTAACACCATCAAAAAGAAAAGAAGTTTTAGAAGAACTACTTGATTTAAAAGTATTCCAGCTATTGTCAGAAAAATATGCAGAAAAAAGAAGAGAAAAAGAAAGATTAATCAAAGATATAGAAGTAAGAATTCAGGATTTAGATAATTTAATTGCAAATATGGAGAAATTATTATCAGAAAAAGAAGAAAAAGAAGCAGAAAAATCAAAAGTAGAAGAAGAAAAAAGAAAAATAGAAAACCATAAAAAAGAGATACTACAAATTTTAAATAATTTAAGAAAAGAAAAAGAAGAAATAATCCAGCTGAAAAACCGAATAGAAACAATAAATATAAAAATAGAAAATAATAAAAAAAGATTAAAAGAGATAGAAGAATTTATAAAAAATGTAGAAAATGAAGAAAAGAAATTACCTGAACTTACTCAAGCAGTTAAAGAGTTAAAAGAAAAGGAAGAAATTTTATCACTTTATCAAGAAGTTAAAAAACTTGAAATAGAGAGAAAAAATTTAGAAGAAAAATATAACAAAGCAAAAGAAAATGAAGAATTTATAAAGAAATTTGAAAAAATAGCCAAAGAGTATGAAGAAAAAGAAAAACAAAAAAAAGAGTTAGAACAACATTTATCACAGATAAATAAAAAAGAAGGAGAGTTAAGACAATTACAATCAGAAATAAATCAGAAAGAAAAACAACTAAAAGAACAAAGAGATAAAGTTATAAATGTAGCAAAAATACTTTCATCAAAAAAACAGATTTATAAAATGCTTGAACAAAATCCGGAAGTGAGAAATGAAATGATAAAAAATAATCAAGATAAAATAAATCAATTAAGAAAGCAACTTGAAGAACTAACCGCAGAAAAAGGAGCAGTAGAATCTCAGATAAAAATATTAAAAAAACAGCTTGAAAATATAAATAATCTAAAAGGAAGTTGTCCTACCTGCCTTAGACCATTAGACCAACACTCAAAAGAAGAAGTTATAAAAGATTTAAATCTACAACTACAACAAAAAACAGCAGAATATAAAGAAATATCTGATAAATTAAAACAAATAACTCAGCAGATAGATTTTGAAGAAGAGATAAGGAAGTTATTGGAAGAGTATAAAAATCAATATGAAATTTATAAAACAATATATAAAGAACTAAACGAAAAAAAAGCTAAATTTGAAGTAGCTAAAAGAGAGATAAGCAAAAAAGAAGAGATAGAAAATCAGATAAAAGAAATAGAGATATTCCTACAAAATCAAAAAGATGATTATTCAAAATATAAAACAATTTTAAGAGAAAACCTAAATATTCAAACTCTACAAAAACAGCTCAATGATTTAAGAGCGAAGATAGATAAAATCTATTCTCAAATAGGAAAAGTAGAAGAAAATAAGTTAAAGCAGGAAATACAAAATCTAAAAGAAAAAGAAAGAGAATTTATAAAAGTAAAAAATCTAATAGAGCAAAAAAAAGAACAAGAAAAATTATCTTTAAAAATAAAAGAAGAGATTAAAAATCTACAAGAAGAGCTTGAAAAAATTGATTTATCAAATAAAAGAGATGAAAATTTAATCCAGCAAGATATAAACTCAAAAGAATTACAGCTTTCTCAGATAGAACAAAATTTAACATATTTAAATAATAAACTTTCCGGATTAATGGCTCAGATAGGAGAGTTATCCGGATATATAAATGCTTTAGAAAAACAGATAGAAGAGATAAAAGATTTAAATAACAAAATGGAAAATTTAAAAATTTCTGTGAAAAAATATGAAGAAGTAGAAAATGCATTATTTGAATTACAAAAAAATATAAGAAATAGGGCTTTATATGAGCTTCCAAAAGTTGTTTCTCATCTATTTTTCTTTAAAGATTATTTTTCAAAAATAACATTTGATGAAGATTTTGATATAATCTTATATCCGGAAACCTTAGAAAGACAAGAAAGAAAGATAAGCGTAGAAGCATTAAGTGGAGGACAGAGGGTAGCCCTTAGCCTTGCTTTAAGACTTGCAATAGCAAGGTATCTTGGTAGTAAAGCAAATTTCTTAATACTTGATGAGCCAACAATACATCTTGACACAGAAAGAAGACAGGAACTTGTAGATTTACTCGGTAGTATAAAAGAGAAAAATTTTATAAAACAGCTTATAGTGGTAACCCACGACCAAGAAATAGAAGATAGAGCCGATATTGTTTATCGTGTAGAAAACGGCTCAGTAAAACCATTATAA
- the folP gene encoding dihydropteroate synthase, whose protein sequence is MNKAFIQPIQKKAYKIIFENPFIEPVVVENEDQFKELIYKLKNEGKNQEAQELTEQWVNLKKEHFKINYKGKFINLGTKTVIMGVLNLTPDSFSNGDTNPYYKNVEKAVERIAKMLEEGADIIDIGGESTRPGATPVPVEEELERVLPVIKAARKELGDKFFISIDTYKSKVAQYAIEEGADIINDISGFTLDREMPSVVAKYDCPVIVNHIRGNPQTMQQGDIYYDDVVMDISKFLHKQISFAMEKGVRKDRFIIDPGIGFGKKVEHNVEIIKRLNEFKILGFPIMIGISRKSFLGIILKNLLNLEKMPSPKERLNATLGATAYAVLNGAHIVRTHDIKETVEFLTILDIIRGYKIV, encoded by the coding sequence ATGAATAAAGCATTTATCCAACCTATCCAAAAAAAAGCTTACAAAATAATTTTTGAAAATCCATTTATTGAGCCGGTAGTGGTAGAAAATGAAGACCAGTTTAAAGAGTTAATATATAAATTGAAAAATGAAGGAAAAAATCAGGAAGCACAGGAACTTACAGAACAATGGGTAAATCTGAAAAAGGAGCATTTTAAAATTAATTATAAAGGCAAATTTATAAATCTTGGAACAAAAACGGTAATAATGGGGGTTTTGAATCTAACACCGGATTCTTTCTCAAATGGAGATACAAATCCTTATTATAAAAATGTAGAAAAAGCAGTAGAAAGAATAGCCAAGATGCTTGAAGAAGGAGCAGATATTATAGATATAGGTGGGGAATCTACAAGACCGGGAGCAACACCTGTACCGGTAGAAGAAGAGCTGGAAAGGGTTTTACCGGTTATAAAAGCAGCAAGGAAAGAACTTGGCGATAAATTCTTTATCTCCATAGATACTTACAAGTCCAAAGTTGCCCAGTATGCAATAGAAGAAGGGGCAGACATAATAAATGATATTAGCGGTTTTACCCTTGATAGAGAGATGCCATCGGTAGTAGCAAAATATGATTGTCCGGTAATCGTGAATCATATAAGAGGAAATCCACAAACAATGCAACAAGGAGATATTTATTATGATGATGTAGTTATGGATATATCAAAATTTTTGCATAAACAGATATCTTTTGCTATGGAAAAAGGAGTTAGAAAAGATAGATTTATTATTGACCCTGGTATAGGATTTGGAAAAAAAGTTGAACATAATGTAGAAATAATAAAAAGATTAAATGAATTTAAAATCCTTGGCTTTCCAATAATGATAGGAATATCAAGAAAATCATTTCTTGGAATAATACTTAAAAATTTATTAAATCTTGAAAAGATGCCATCACCGAAAGAAAGATTAAATGCAACTCTTGGAGCTACTGCTTATGCAGTATTAAATGGAGCACATATTGTAAGAACCCATGATATTAAAGAAACGGTTGAGTTTTTAACAATCTTGGATATCATAAGAGGATACAAAATTGTATGA
- the cdaA gene encoding diadenylate cyclase CdaA, which produces MYDYINTILSIKLTDILDIIIVSILIYFAIKFAVGTRAWQIITGLSILLIIWIIAKVLELSTLEWIFDNILSIGMFLLIVIFQPELRRGLAKLGEKGIFAGITIPQKKIIDDIIRACSFMAERKIGALIVFERNVDLTHYIEGQVIIDAQPSLELIITIFTPQTPLHDGAVIIRNKRIAYARAFLPLTINPEIAEDVGTRHRAAAGITEETDAVAIIVSEERGEISIAVDGKLYKNLDILTVRKKLNKLLGVEKPSKFTILREKLKKEKDEIKEKINTD; this is translated from the coding sequence TTGTATGATTATATAAACACAATATTATCAATAAAGCTAACGGATATTTTAGATATTATTATAGTTTCTATTTTAATTTATTTTGCGATAAAATTTGCCGTAGGAACAAGAGCTTGGCAAATTATTACTGGATTATCAATACTTTTAATAATCTGGATAATAGCCAAGGTTTTAGAACTTTCAACTCTTGAATGGATATTTGATAATATTTTATCCATAGGTATGTTTTTATTAATAGTAATATTTCAACCGGAACTTAGAAGAGGTCTTGCAAAACTTGGAGAAAAAGGTATATTTGCAGGTATAACAATTCCTCAAAAAAAGATAATAGATGATATTATCAGAGCATGTAGCTTTATGGCAGAAAGAAAAATAGGAGCATTAATAGTTTTTGAAAGAAATGTTGATTTAACCCATTATATAGAAGGACAGGTTATAATAGATGCACAACCAAGCTTAGAGCTAATAATTACCATATTTACTCCACAAACACCTTTACATGATGGAGCAGTTATAATAAGAAATAAAAGGATAGCTTATGCAAGAGCTTTTTTACCACTTACCATTAATCCGGAAATAGCCGAAGATGTAGGAACAAGGCATAGAGCAGCAGCCGGAATAACAGAAGAGACAGATGCAGTTGCAATAATAGTATCTGAAGAAAGAGGAGAAATATCTATTGCAGTAGATGGAAAATTATATAAAAATCTTGATATATTAACAGTTAGAAAAAAATTAAATAAATTACTTGGAGTAGAAAAACCATCAAAATTTACAATATTAAGAGAAAAATTAAAAAAGGAAAAAGATGAAATTAAAGAGAAGATTAATACTGATTAA
- a CDS encoding CdaR family protein: MKLKRRLILIKDMIFSNFWYKLISIFVAFLLWLNINSTTKAKFQFYSYVDVINIKDNFVIEKVKPERVSITVREKKTFIKDINISQIQVYVDASNIKEGRNQLKVKVIAPDDFEILDIKPAEVIVYAKKIK, from the coding sequence ATGAAATTAAAGAGAAGATTAATACTGATTAAAGATATGATATTTTCTAATTTTTGGTATAAATTAATATCTATATTTGTGGCTTTTCTTCTATGGCTGAATATAAATTCTACCACAAAAGCAAAATTTCAATTTTACAGCTATGTAGATGTTATAAATATAAAAGATAATTTTGTAATAGAAAAGGTAAAACCGGAAAGAGTTTCTATAACAGTAAGAGAGAAAAAAACATTTATAAAAGATATAAATATATCCCAAATCCAAGTTTATGTAGATGCATCTAATATAAAAGAAGGTAGAAATCAATTAAAGGTAAAAGTAATAGCACCAGATGATTTTGAAATTTTAGATATAAAACCGGCAGAAGTTATAGTTTATGCAAAAAAAATAAAATAA
- the speD gene encoding adenosylmethionine decarboxylase: MIGFGPHLMVDGYEGSFETLASIESITKFLDELPAQIGMTKIMPPYVFKYDGGEKPEDWGISGFVIIAESHISIHTFPEKGYFSIDIFSCKDFNIKEAIDIIKEFFQTDKLEIQTTSRGTEFPRDIGLATTITNSQRERLI, encoded by the coding sequence TTGATAGGATTTGGACCCCATTTAATGGTTGATGGTTATGAGGGGAGTTTTGAAACTCTCGCAAGTATTGAAAGTATAACAAAATTTTTGGATGAGCTACCTGCTCAAATCGGAATGACAAAGATAATGCCACCTTATGTATTTAAATATGATGGTGGTGAGAAACCGGAAGATTGGGGTATTTCAGGATTTGTTATCATAGCAGAGAGTCATATAAGCATACATACTTTTCCTGAAAAAGGATATTTCTCAATAGATATATTCTCTTGTAAAGATTTTAATATAAAAGAAGCCATAGATATAATTAAAGAATTTTTCCAAACAGATAAACTTGAGATACAAACAACTTCAAGAGGAACAGAATTTCCAAGAGATATTGGCTTGGCTACTACTATAACAAATAGCCAAAGAGAAAGATTAATCTAA
- a CDS encoding DsbC family protein yields the protein MKKLIFLGVAVLSISTSIFAAGNSCLGNSKINKSDVEKALSPILGNAKVVSVSDAPIDGLYEVVIQTNGKKVPVYIDCSLKYLVNGEIIDIKNKKSITRERFMQLSQEANQEKEKEFVKILGDKKLQELKKAFPGILERASIVDAKNIPQTNIIFGNPQAKKVVYVVTDPQCPFCAKLHQSITELLKERNDIAFKMIFYPLPFHKYAKAVSENVICSNDKSLLDKSFEAVLKNDEASLSKLAKTCNKANSTIEANIKYGQANGINGTPTIIFPNGLAISGAMSKDDLKKLIDIIF from the coding sequence ATGAAAAAATTGATATTTTTAGGAGTAGCTGTTTTATCTATTTCTACATCTATTTTTGCTGCCGGTAATTCTTGCTTAGGAAATAGCAAAATAAACAAATCAGATGTAGAAAAAGCTTTATCACCTATACTCGGCAATGCAAAAGTTGTATCAGTATCTGATGCTCCAATAGATGGTCTTTATGAAGTAGTTATTCAAACTAATGGTAAAAAAGTTCCGGTTTATATTGATTGTTCATTAAAATATTTAGTTAATGGAGAGATTATAGATATTAAAAATAAAAAAAGCATAACAAGAGAAAGATTTATGCAGTTATCTCAGGAAGCTAATCAGGAAAAAGAAAAAGAATTTGTAAAAATTCTTGGTGATAAAAAGCTACAGGAGCTAAAAAAGGCATTTCCTGGTATATTAGAAAGAGCATCAATAGTAGATGCAAAAAATATACCACAAACAAATATTATTTTTGGCAATCCACAAGCTAAAAAAGTTGTTTATGTTGTTACAGACCCACAATGTCCTTTCTGTGCTAAATTACATCAATCTATAACAGAATTACTTAAAGAAAGAAATGATATAGCATTTAAAATGATATTCTATCCATTACCTTTTCATAAATATGCAAAAGCTGTTTCGGAAAATGTTATATGTAGCAATGATAAATCTCTATTAGATAAATCTTTTGAAGCAGTTTTAAAAAATGATGAAGCTTCTTTATCTAAATTGGCAAAAACTTGTAATAAAGCAAATTCTACAATTGAAGCAAATATAAAATATGGACAGGCTAATGGAATAAACGGAACACCTACAATAATATTCCCTAATGGACTTGCAATCTCCGGTGCTATGTCAAAAGATGATTTAAAGAAATTAATTGATATTATTTTTTAA